A genomic region of Vibrio ziniensis contains the following coding sequences:
- a CDS encoding AraC family transcriptional regulator, producing MKETVRDVNQQFWSSDEIPYLTIRTTYNSTQSYKAHSHPELSVGLIESGSTQLTLPNGNVVLKKGDIIMIEPHIVHSCNPVGGISRSYHMLYVDDIWVCDVLSKLYGYQVTKYRSDLTLIPANNHDSYLSDLLNSLLNQGTNITGSELESYLFDLVSRCCLPLNEHVTESELVHKLRCRFLQDIASAPSLETLSKELGKPKETLIRSFKKYFGITPKSFLNNSRVEKAKILLKNGMSIVDVASEVGFSDQSQLHRTFVNYTASTPRQFQQVKSIFDNKS from the coding sequence ATGAAAGAGACGGTTCGTGATGTTAATCAGCAATTTTGGAGTAGCGATGAGATTCCTTATCTGACGATCCGCACTACCTACAACAGTACACAAAGTTATAAAGCCCACAGCCACCCTGAATTATCAGTCGGTCTTATTGAATCTGGCTCAACTCAGTTAACACTACCCAATGGAAATGTTGTCCTGAAAAAAGGCGATATCATAATGATTGAGCCTCACATCGTCCATTCGTGTAATCCAGTTGGAGGCATCTCTCGCAGCTACCACATGCTCTATGTTGACGACATATGGGTTTGTGATGTGCTATCGAAGCTCTACGGGTACCAAGTCACCAAGTATCGTTCAGACCTGACTTTAATCCCGGCGAACAACCACGATTCTTATTTATCAGATTTGCTTAATTCGCTCTTAAATCAAGGTACTAATATCACCGGCTCAGAGCTAGAAAGTTATTTGTTTGATCTCGTTAGCCGATGCTGCTTGCCTCTCAATGAACATGTCACAGAAAGCGAATTGGTGCATAAATTAAGGTGTCGCTTTTTGCAAGATATCGCTAGTGCACCTTCTCTTGAGACTCTTTCTAAGGAATTAGGAAAACCAAAAGAGACCTTAATCCGCTCATTTAAAAAGTACTTTGGCATCACGCCAAAGTCATTTTTGAACAATAGCCGAGTTGAAAAAGCGAAGATTTTATTAAAGAACGGCATGAGTATTGTTGATGTGGCATCCGAAGTTGGGTTCTCTGACCAAAGTCAGCTTCATCGCACATTTGTTAACTATACCGCCTCCACGCCACGCCAGTTCCAACAAGTTAAGTCAATTTTCGACAATAAATCGTGA
- a CDS encoding putative bifunctional diguanylate cyclase/phosphodiesterase, whose translation MYKYQRLLILSTNLPVLLAINIVIACTLVISDMYGPASKQAKLTWLAILAAVTAYRYFVHLYFSNNNKHKLDLHLVGVVIAGAVWAFYPYLFHQSMSTKEIMLTLIIFCGMSGGSVTLLSCDLRSAIAYVSLTVFPYSLVLITSGDSSLESLGFMGIVYGAALCITAVKSARIIFSLIDNQAKVEAIASDLEVDAYTKDQKISMLEQRDMLTGLLNRKSFISAVTLMKAKKNKQCSLNGFVHIDIEKLHNINQNYGHQYGDHVITKVGEVLKNIDKFYGTCSARYGNDEFIMLINVGSEEEILEFIGTIKDQLAVYFQLDNIRVKPDYYIGYYLGDDSISTSQAMRNAYLAVTQGKKSNIRVCCFDKKIQEGQQRNQYLRYHLKAAIDAENFFMNFQPIVRCSTQEVHSFEALVRWELEGQRVSPDEFISVAEEHGLIIELGQLILTMSIEALAEINKTYPKVSISINVSVIQLEDDDFIRYLQFLINRYSINPANVHLEITETAMISNIEKLTHRIIQAKDAGVMISVDDFGTGFSSIAVLRNLQIDYIKIDKSYIDDICSCEKDESIVSAVTKMAHTIGTRVIAEGVETNDQLALLGQSEIDFYQGYLFSKPVSFIEAIHLLERHKKQQKLA comes from the coding sequence ATGTACAAGTATCAGCGGTTGTTGATTTTATCTACAAATCTTCCTGTGTTACTGGCAATAAATATAGTGATTGCGTGTACTTTAGTAATTAGTGATATGTATGGACCTGCTTCAAAACAGGCAAAATTAACTTGGTTGGCTATTCTGGCTGCTGTGACTGCATATCGATACTTTGTTCATTTATATTTTTCAAATAACAACAAACATAAGCTGGACTTGCATTTAGTTGGAGTCGTGATTGCTGGCGCTGTATGGGCTTTTTACCCATATTTGTTCCATCAGAGCATGTCGACCAAAGAGATTATGCTAACGTTGATTATTTTCTGTGGTATGTCAGGCGGTAGTGTAACCTTGCTTTCTTGCGATCTTCGCTCCGCCATCGCGTATGTTTCTCTGACCGTTTTCCCCTACAGCCTCGTTCTCATTACATCTGGAGACTCTAGCTTAGAAAGCCTTGGGTTTATGGGAATAGTCTATGGTGCTGCCCTATGTATTACTGCCGTTAAAAGTGCTCGGATCATTTTTTCACTTATCGATAATCAGGCGAAAGTAGAAGCGATTGCATCAGATTTGGAAGTCGATGCTTATACCAAAGATCAAAAGATATCCATGCTAGAACAGCGCGACATGTTGACCGGTTTACTTAATCGAAAGAGCTTCATATCCGCAGTTACGTTGATGAAAGCTAAGAAAAACAAGCAATGCTCCCTAAATGGCTTTGTGCATATAGATATCGAAAAACTGCACAACATTAATCAGAACTACGGGCACCAATACGGCGATCACGTGATTACAAAGGTCGGTGAGGTACTCAAGAACATTGATAAGTTCTATGGCACATGTTCGGCTCGTTACGGTAACGATGAGTTCATCATGCTTATCAATGTAGGCTCAGAGGAGGAAATCCTTGAGTTTATCGGTACCATAAAAGACCAATTAGCAGTTTACTTTCAACTCGATAATATCCGTGTGAAGCCCGATTATTACATTGGTTACTACCTTGGCGATGATAGTATCTCGACCAGTCAAGCAATGAGAAACGCCTATCTAGCCGTAACTCAAGGAAAGAAGAGCAATATTCGAGTTTGCTGTTTCGATAAAAAGATCCAAGAAGGACAGCAAAGAAATCAGTATCTGCGCTATCACCTTAAAGCAGCCATCGATGCAGAAAACTTTTTCATGAATTTCCAACCCATCGTACGTTGCAGCACTCAAGAAGTACATTCGTTCGAAGCTTTGGTTCGCTGGGAATTAGAAGGTCAACGAGTCTCTCCCGACGAATTTATATCGGTAGCTGAAGAGCATGGATTGATCATCGAATTAGGTCAGTTGATCTTGACAATGTCTATCGAGGCTCTTGCTGAAATAAACAAAACCTATCCTAAAGTTTCTATCTCGATTAACGTTTCTGTAATCCAGTTAGAAGATGATGATTTCATCCGCTATCTACAATTCCTGATAAATCGATACTCGATCAATCCAGCGAATGTTCATTTGGAGATAACGGAAACGGCGATGATTTCAAATATCGAAAAACTAACTCATCGTATCATTCAGGCCAAAGATGCAGGTGTGATGATTTCCGTTGATGACTTTGGTACAGGCTTTTCGTCCATCGCAGTGCTTCGAAATCTACAGATTGATTACATTAAAATTGATAAATCTTACATTGATGATATTTGCTCTTGCGAGAAAGACGAAAGCATTGTTTCTGCCGTCACCAAAATGGCTCACACCATCGGCACCAGAGTGATTGCAGAGGGTGTAGAAACTAATGATCAACTCGCATTACTTGGACAAAGCGAAATCGACTTTTATCAGGGCTATTTGTTTAGTAAACCAGTTTCATTTATAGAAGCAATTCATTTATTAGAACGCCACAAAAAGCAGCAAAAATTGGCTTAG
- the astE gene encoding succinylglutamate desuccinylase, with protein sequence MDFLKQTLSVETFSPSSGETATLRWTCPAQGIIAFEPLAFLDSSQSKSVVISAGIHGNETAPIEIVSELVQDFLADKRSLNVRLLVILGNLEAMRTGDRYLEVDMNRLFSGKHANYQACEETRRAQFIEQQVIEFFEQQPSSQRVHFDLHTARKPSFHVRFGLLPYVESGKYQPEMIDWLRCVGLEALVINHAPAATFSYFSSQTCGAQSCTLELGKALPFGENDLSQFVGIKEGLISLTTGTACPDNSAAEMPVYKVSQELTKLTEAFELNFAESVQNFTAFDKGSLLATDGEKEYRVKQDQEWLIFPNSSVRPGLRAGLMLTQTALNDWVA encoded by the coding sequence ATGGACTTTTTAAAACAGACACTTTCGGTGGAAACCTTTTCCCCGTCATCAGGTGAAACTGCGACTTTGCGTTGGACTTGTCCAGCGCAAGGTATTATCGCTTTCGAGCCTTTAGCGTTCTTAGATAGCTCACAATCGAAAAGTGTGGTTATCTCTGCAGGCATTCACGGTAACGAAACCGCACCTATCGAGATCGTTTCTGAGTTGGTTCAAGATTTTCTGGCAGATAAACGTTCTTTGAATGTTCGCTTGCTAGTCATTCTTGGCAACCTCGAAGCGATGCGCACAGGTGACCGCTACCTCGAAGTAGACATGAACCGTCTATTCAGCGGTAAACATGCCAATTACCAAGCTTGTGAAGAAACAAGACGTGCGCAGTTTATTGAACAGCAAGTTATTGAGTTCTTTGAACAGCAACCGAGTTCTCAGCGTGTTCACTTCGACCTACATACCGCAAGAAAACCGTCATTCCATGTACGATTCGGACTACTTCCTTATGTAGAGTCAGGCAAATATCAACCAGAAATGATCGATTGGCTGCGCTGTGTCGGCTTAGAAGCACTGGTGATAAACCATGCTCCAGCAGCAACGTTCAGCTATTTCAGCAGCCAGACTTGCGGTGCCCAAAGCTGCACTTTAGAGCTGGGTAAAGCATTGCCATTTGGTGAAAACGATCTTTCTCAGTTTGTTGGCATCAAAGAAGGCTTGATTTCCCTTACCACAGGTACTGCTTGTCCTGACAATAGCGCAGCGGAAATGCCCGTATACAAAGTCAGCCAAGAGTTAACCAAACTCACTGAAGCGTTTGAACTGAACTTTGCGGAAAGCGTTCAAAACTTTACAGCCTTTGATAAAGGAAGCTTACTCGCAACTGACGGTGAAAAAGAATACCGCGTCAAACAAGATCAGGAATGGCTGATTTTTCCAAACAGCAGCGTTCGCCCGGGTCTACGAGCAGGTCTGATGTTAACTCAAACAGCACTCAACGACTGGGTAGCCTAA
- the astB gene encoding N-succinylarginine dihydrolase encodes MSAYEVNFDGLVGLTHNYAGLSFGNVASTSNKNAVANPKLAALQGLAKMKNLADSGFKQGVLPPQERPCVHTLRTLGFTGTDAEVIAQAAKKAPQLLANVSSASSMWVANAATVSPSADTADGKVHFTVANLNNKFHRSIEEQTTSNALKAIFADNKHFAHHAALPQQMLFGDEGAANHNRLCRSYGDKGVEVFVYGRQAFGGQVEPKVFPARQTREASEAVARLHQLDESQTVFLQQNPDVIDQGVFHNDVIAVSNGPVLFHHQEAFINQAPVFDEIRRKLGQFDCEFTPIQVPTNKVSVQDAVGTYLFNSQLLTKADGSMVIVVPEESRKNERVWTYLTELTQSGGPINEVKVFDLRESMCNGGGPACLRLRVVLTEQELNAANPNALMNDALYGSLTQWVNKHYRDRLTEADLADPQLLIENRTALDELTQIMNLGSIYPFQR; translated from the coding sequence ATGTCAGCTTATGAAGTTAACTTTGACGGTCTTGTAGGTTTAACGCACAACTACGCAGGCCTTTCGTTTGGTAACGTTGCGTCTACTTCAAACAAAAATGCGGTCGCAAACCCGAAACTGGCTGCTCTTCAAGGTTTAGCAAAGATGAAAAACCTTGCAGATTCAGGTTTCAAACAAGGTGTGCTTCCTCCACAAGAGCGTCCATGCGTTCATACGCTACGCACTTTGGGTTTCACTGGCACTGATGCAGAAGTTATCGCTCAAGCGGCAAAAAAAGCACCTCAACTGCTTGCGAACGTCAGTTCAGCATCGTCAATGTGGGTTGCAAATGCGGCAACCGTATCTCCTTCAGCGGACACTGCGGATGGTAAAGTTCATTTCACTGTCGCGAATCTCAACAACAAGTTCCACCGTTCAATTGAAGAGCAAACTACCAGCAACGCGCTAAAAGCCATTTTTGCAGATAACAAGCACTTTGCTCATCACGCAGCACTGCCTCAACAAATGTTATTCGGTGACGAAGGTGCAGCTAACCACAACCGTCTGTGCCGTAGCTACGGTGACAAAGGTGTTGAAGTGTTTGTATATGGTCGCCAAGCCTTTGGTGGTCAGGTTGAGCCTAAAGTATTCCCTGCTCGTCAAACGCGTGAAGCCAGCGAAGCTGTAGCGCGTCTGCACCAGTTAGACGAGTCTCAAACCGTTTTCTTACAACAAAACCCTGATGTGATTGACCAAGGCGTATTCCACAACGACGTTATCGCAGTGAGCAACGGCCCAGTTCTGTTCCATCACCAAGAAGCATTCATCAATCAAGCACCTGTGTTTGATGAAATTCGCCGCAAGCTAGGTCAATTTGACTGTGAGTTTACCCCAATTCAAGTACCAACAAACAAAGTGTCGGTACAAGATGCAGTAGGTACTTACCTGTTCAACAGCCAGCTTCTAACTAAAGCTGACGGCAGCATGGTAATTGTGGTTCCTGAAGAATCACGTAAGAACGAACGTGTTTGGACATACCTCACTGAGCTAACGCAAAGTGGCGGTCCGATTAACGAAGTGAAAGTATTCGACCTACGCGAAAGTATGTGTAATGGTGGTGGCCCAGCTTGTCTGCGTCTACGTGTTGTTCTTACCGAACAAGAGCTTAACGCAGCGAATCCAAATGCACTGATGAACGATGCTCTGTATGGTTCTTTAACTCAGTGGGTGAACAAGCACTACCGTGATCGTCTGACGGAAGCTGATTTGGCAGACCCACAGTTACTGATTGAAAACCGCACTGCGTTGGATGAGCTGACTCAAATCATGAACCTAGGTTCAATCTACCCATTCCAACGCTAA
- the astA gene encoding arginine N-succinyltransferase: protein MMVIRPVTRDDKQALLKLATKTGVGFTSLPNNEARLAARIERMIDTWEGKAPIHDQGYLFVLEDSESKEVVGISGVEVAIGLTEPWYDFRVGTLVHASKELNVYTQMPTLFLSNDHTGYSELCTLFLDPDYRKNKNGHLLSKSRMLFMSTFEDKFADKLIAEMRGVSDENGNSPFWESLGRHFFSIDFSEADYLTGIGQKAFIAELMPKHPMYVDFLTEEAKAVIAEVHENTLPARKILESEGMRYEGYIDIFDAGPTLEAYTKDLRIVRESETRKVLISETYRETHSTLLVGNLDYRNYRAIIGRQPCTATEITLSPAQAEILNVANGDLIRVAPLFAKEEHRQELSQTE from the coding sequence ATGATGGTAATTCGCCCAGTAACTAGGGATGACAAGCAAGCTCTATTGAAACTAGCGACTAAAACCGGTGTCGGTTTTACGTCTCTACCAAACAATGAAGCGCGATTGGCAGCACGTATTGAGCGTATGATCGACACATGGGAAGGCAAAGCCCCTATTCACGATCAAGGCTATCTATTCGTATTAGAAGATTCGGAAAGCAAAGAAGTTGTTGGTATCAGTGGCGTTGAAGTTGCGATTGGTCTAACAGAACCTTGGTATGATTTCCGAGTTGGCACTTTGGTACATGCGTCAAAGGAGCTTAACGTGTATACCCAAATGCCAACGCTTTTCCTAAGCAATGACCATACAGGCTACAGCGAACTATGCACGCTGTTCTTAGACCCTGATTACCGCAAAAACAAAAATGGTCACTTGCTGTCGAAAAGTCGCATGCTATTTATGTCTACCTTTGAAGACAAATTTGCAGACAAATTGATCGCTGAGATGCGCGGTGTGTCTGATGAAAATGGTAACTCACCATTCTGGGAAAGCTTGGGTCGTCACTTCTTCTCCATCGATTTCAGTGAAGCAGACTACTTAACAGGTATTGGTCAAAAAGCCTTTATCGCAGAGCTAATGCCTAAGCACCCGATGTATGTAGATTTCCTGACTGAAGAAGCGAAAGCAGTCATTGCAGAAGTGCACGAAAACACTCTTCCAGCACGTAAGATCTTAGAAAGTGAAGGTATGCGTTACGAAGGCTACATCGATATTTTCGATGCGGGTCCAACTCTGGAAGCGTACACCAAAGATTTACGTATCGTTCGTGAGAGCGAAACTCGTAAAGTTCTGATTTCAGAAACTTATCGCGAGACTCACTCTACGCTGCTGGTCGGAAACCTAGATTACCGCAACTACCGCGCAATCATTGGTCGCCAGCCTTGTACGGCAACAGAAATCACTCTGTCTCCAGCACAAGCTGAAATCTTGAATGTGGCGAATGGTGACTTGATTCGAGTTGCACCTCTATTTGCAAAAGAAGAGCATCGCCAAGAGCTTTCTCAAACCGAGTAA
- a CDS encoding arginine N-succinyltransferase: MIVLRPAKLTDIGNIERLAVDSGPMVCTLPAKRDHLLQKIEQSIYSFEQDVFCPGEESYFFVLEDTSTGHLLGTGAVNALAGYRQAFYSFRNDIIIHSSRELNVHSRIHALTLNHDLSDHSQLCSFYIDPSQRSTLSPALITLGRLMFMNAFSNRFANEWMAVLPGIADANGRAPFWEHVGRKFFGMDYNQVEYYNGTRDKAFVAELMPHYPLYVPLIDEEAQAVMGQVHQDAELQYQLLNDQGFEPDKYVEIFDSGPILTAPHNALPICLNMKTGSVVGEPLHADTKQYLVGYQGAKGFCAFIATGHLTEDQLIITKELMEEVGLSAHQKVWILAL, translated from the coding sequence ATGATTGTATTACGTCCTGCAAAACTCACAGACATTGGTAACATTGAACGACTTGCGGTAGATAGTGGGCCAATGGTGTGCACATTACCGGCTAAACGCGATCACCTGTTGCAAAAGATTGAACAGTCAATTTACTCATTCGAGCAGGACGTGTTCTGCCCGGGGGAAGAGTCTTACTTCTTTGTGTTGGAAGATACGAGTACCGGGCATTTGTTGGGCACAGGAGCCGTCAACGCTTTAGCAGGATATCGTCAAGCGTTCTATTCGTTCCGCAATGACATCATTATCCACTCCTCGCGAGAGTTAAATGTTCACAGTCGCATTCATGCACTCACGCTGAACCACGATTTAAGTGACCACTCTCAACTGTGCTCTTTTTACATTGATCCTTCGCAGCGCAGCACCTTATCTCCAGCACTAATTACGCTAGGACGTCTGATGTTCATGAACGCGTTTTCTAACCGATTCGCGAATGAATGGATGGCTGTGCTCCCAGGTATTGCAGACGCCAATGGCCGAGCTCCTTTTTGGGAACACGTCGGCCGCAAGTTTTTCGGCATGGATTACAACCAAGTCGAATATTACAACGGTACGCGCGACAAAGCGTTTGTCGCAGAACTGATGCCACATTATCCGCTTTATGTACCTCTGATTGATGAAGAGGCGCAAGCGGTAATGGGTCAAGTTCATCAAGATGCCGAACTTCAATATCAGCTCTTAAATGACCAAGGTTTTGAGCCAGATAAGTATGTGGAAATCTTCGATTCTGGCCCAATTTTGACAGCTCCGCACAATGCGTTGCCTATCTGTCTAAATATGAAAACCGGGTCAGTGGTCGGTGAACCTCTTCACGCTGACACTAAGCAATATTTGGTTGGTTACCAAGGTGCCAAAGGCTTCTGCGCGTTTATCGCCACTGGTCACCTCACAGAGGATCAACTGATCATTACTAAAGAATTGATGGAAGAAGTGGGATTAAGTGCGCACCAGAAGGTGTGGATCTTAGCCCTGTAG
- a CDS encoding GlxA family transcriptional regulator, with amino-acid sequence MPNISSQHRIGIYIPNHCSLLTLGAITEPFARVNQMLGEEKFQLIYVGEKAGISIPVNYSAPSISLPTLSLPSLSLKTQAALKDINDYDALIIAAEQLPQASLPSSTIQALQNYYQQDHSFVISLQAGWFWLLESGIGCDDSWAIHWCWEDEVKAKYPQLNVQYERFRHCEKLASCAGYSDCLDFLLAYLAKHESDVAARTIADELYIERDKQQNEQENDTIIHGELPPRLGKAISLMESNLEEPLSADMIADLVHVSRRQLERLFRRYLDTMPARYYQQMRLRKARELLQTTNLSVVQIGLSCGFSSGPHFSSAYKSFFEITPREERSKRLYADRT; translated from the coding sequence ATGCCTAACATTTCTTCACAGCACAGAATCGGGATTTACATCCCTAATCATTGTTCTTTGCTAACGCTAGGAGCGATCACTGAGCCTTTTGCTCGAGTGAATCAAATGCTGGGCGAAGAAAAATTTCAACTTATTTATGTAGGTGAAAAAGCAGGGATCAGCATCCCTGTTAACTACTCAGCTCCATCTATTTCATTACCAACGCTCTCATTACCATCGCTTTCATTAAAAACACAGGCAGCACTTAAAGACATCAACGATTACGATGCTCTTATCATCGCTGCCGAGCAGTTACCTCAAGCTTCGCTACCATCATCCACTATTCAAGCGCTACAAAACTACTATCAACAAGACCATTCGTTCGTCATTAGTCTACAAGCTGGTTGGTTCTGGTTATTGGAAAGTGGCATTGGATGTGATGATTCATGGGCAATTCACTGGTGCTGGGAAGATGAAGTGAAAGCCAAATATCCGCAGTTGAATGTTCAATATGAACGCTTTCGCCATTGCGAAAAATTGGCCAGCTGCGCAGGGTATTCGGACTGTTTAGACTTTCTCTTGGCTTATTTAGCCAAACATGAAAGTGACGTGGCAGCACGCACCATCGCGGATGAGTTGTATATTGAGAGAGACAAACAACAAAACGAACAGGAAAATGATACGATCATACACGGTGAACTACCGCCAAGGTTGGGAAAAGCCATCTCACTGATGGAGAGCAATCTCGAAGAACCTTTATCTGCGGATATGATCGCAGATCTTGTTCACGTATCAAGACGTCAATTAGAGCGTCTTTTCAGACGCTATCTCGATACCATGCCCGCTCGTTACTACCAGCAAATGAGATTAAGAAAAGCGCGAGAGCTGTTACAAACCACCAATTTATCAGTGGTACAGATTGGGTTGAGCTGTGGTTTCTCTAGTGGACCCCATTTTTCTTCTGCCTATAAATCGTTCTTTGAAATTACGCCAAGGGAAGAGCGTTCAAAGCGTTTATATGCAGATCGTACTTAA
- the dgcA gene encoding N-acetyl-D-Glu racemase DgcA → MRKMSIRVEQWPLHEPFVISRMAPMLHGEVVVVEVEQSDCIGRGECERMDVFEPEYPDVLAMVEAFQTEVESGISRDTLREIMPAGAARNAIDCALFELEAKLNKQTAWQMAGFAQAPKQVTTVFTLSLDTPEKMARAAALQKDRPILKLKLGREGDLERVKAVREAAPNVRLVIDANTGWSFEQLKAYLPELAKLGVEMVEQPLNDQEEHLLETITPELPITADESCIDRSSLAKLKGRYQAVNIKLDKTGGMTEALALLEEAQEMGFEIMVGCMIGTSLAMAPALLLAQQARWVDIDGPLLLSKDRSPALNYHQSQVDPNPAVWG, encoded by the coding sequence ATGCGTAAGATGTCGATTAGGGTTGAACAGTGGCCACTGCACGAACCTTTCGTCATCTCTCGCATGGCTCCGATGCTGCACGGCGAAGTTGTCGTTGTAGAAGTCGAACAGTCTGATTGTATCGGCCGTGGTGAATGTGAACGTATGGATGTATTCGAACCCGAATATCCAGACGTTCTCGCTATGGTTGAGGCATTCCAAACCGAAGTGGAATCTGGCATAAGCCGAGATACGCTGCGTGAAATTATGCCTGCAGGAGCTGCGAGAAACGCAATTGACTGCGCACTGTTTGAGCTAGAAGCCAAACTGAACAAGCAAACAGCGTGGCAAATGGCAGGTTTTGCACAAGCACCAAAACAAGTCACAACGGTGTTTACTCTGTCTCTCGATACACCTGAAAAAATGGCGAGAGCGGCAGCGCTGCAAAAAGATCGTCCAATTCTCAAACTCAAGCTGGGTCGAGAAGGTGACTTAGAACGTGTTAAAGCTGTTCGTGAAGCTGCTCCAAATGTGCGTTTGGTGATTGATGCAAACACAGGGTGGAGCTTTGAACAGCTAAAAGCCTACTTACCAGAGCTTGCTAAACTGGGCGTAGAGATGGTGGAACAACCATTGAACGATCAGGAAGAACATCTGTTGGAAACAATAACGCCAGAGTTACCGATTACCGCTGATGAATCTTGTATCGATCGTTCGTCACTCGCGAAGTTGAAAGGTCGCTATCAGGCCGTCAATATTAAGTTGGATAAAACTGGTGGAATGACAGAAGCCTTAGCTCTGCTTGAAGAAGCACAAGAGATGGGGTTTGAAATCATGGTCGGCTGTATGATCGGCACGTCATTGGCGATGGCTCCAGCCCTACTTTTGGCTCAACAAGCGCGCTGGGTAGACATTGACGGCCCTCTACTGTTATCGAAAGACCGTTCACCTGCACTTAATTATCATCAAAGTCAGGTTGACCCTAATCCAGCAGTGTGGGGATAA
- the dgcN gene encoding N-acetyltransferase DgcN, protein MNTIELKTPYLVFLGDANDLLMAKVAKGVAHWRPEKCLAQYRLAGAKADLGLPEMNPREAAACGAKTFILGLAPVGGTLPSEWIDLLIDAMEAGLDIASGLHMRLNDIPRLVEAAERTGQQLLDVRVPQGQMVCGTGLPRTGKRLLSVGTDCCVGKMFTTLAIHREMQKRGIPATFRATGQTGILIEGNGVPVDAVVSDFISGMVETLTPDNAPEHWDIIEGQGSLLHPAYAGVTLGLLHGAQADVIIVCHEAGRVQMDEMPGFTVPDLQTIIDINLTMGRVTNPNIRLGGIALNTVNLSQEEALAEIARVEKQFGVPVVDPVRTGVASIVDQLEEVCYA, encoded by the coding sequence ATGAATACAATTGAATTGAAAACACCTTATTTAGTATTTCTTGGTGACGCAAATGATCTCCTTATGGCTAAAGTAGCAAAAGGTGTTGCCCACTGGCGTCCAGAAAAGTGTCTTGCTCAATATCGTCTTGCTGGCGCAAAAGCCGACCTAGGTCTGCCTGAGATGAATCCTCGCGAAGCCGCTGCATGTGGTGCGAAAACCTTTATTCTTGGCTTAGCGCCTGTAGGCGGTACGCTGCCTTCTGAGTGGATTGATCTTTTAATCGATGCCATGGAAGCGGGTTTGGATATCGCAAGCGGTCTGCATATGCGTCTTAATGACATCCCACGTTTGGTAGAAGCCGCTGAACGTACGGGTCAACAATTGCTGGATGTGCGTGTTCCACAAGGCCAAATGGTATGTGGCACCGGCCTACCTCGCACTGGTAAACGACTACTCAGCGTGGGTACTGACTGCTGTGTAGGCAAAATGTTTACTACCCTTGCTATTCATCGTGAAATGCAAAAACGTGGCATCCCTGCAACGTTTCGTGCAACAGGTCAAACAGGCATTCTGATTGAAGGAAACGGCGTACCGGTTGATGCGGTCGTGTCGGACTTCATCTCCGGTATGGTTGAAACTCTAACGCCAGATAACGCGCCAGAGCACTGGGATATCATCGAGGGTCAAGGCTCTCTACTTCACCCTGCTTATGCTGGCGTAACCTTAGGTCTGCTTCACGGCGCACAGGCTGATGTCATCATCGTTTGTCACGAAGCTGGTCGTGTTCAAATGGATGAAATGCCTGGTTTTACTGTTCCAGATCTACAAACCATCATCGACATCAACCTTACTATGGGGCGCGTAACTAACCCGAATATTCGCTTAGGCGGCATTGCGCTTAACACAGTTAATCTAAGCCAAGAAGAAGCACTGGCAGAAATTGCTCGTGTAGAGAAACAGTTCGGCGTGCCTGTTGTCGATCCAGTTCGTACTGGTGTGGCTTCAATTGTCGATCAGCTTGAAGAGGTTTGTTATGCGTAA